From the genome of Desmodus rotundus isolate HL8 chromosome 2, HLdesRot8A.1, whole genome shotgun sequence, one region includes:
- the LOC112304198 gene encoding trefoil factor 3 translates to MEARVLWLTAVVLTLVSSSSSGQYVGLSESQCAIPGTDRVDCGYPEVTPEDCKSRGCCFDSSIPEVPWCFKPLQDTECTF, encoded by the exons ATGGAGGCCAGAGTGCTCTGGCTGACGGCGGTGGTCCTGACCTTGGTGTCCTCCAGCTCGTCCGGGCAATATGTGGGCCTGT CGGAGAGCCAGTGTGCCATCCCGGGCACCGACCGGGTGGACTGCGGTTACCCCGAGGTCACCCCTGAGGACTGCAAGAGCAGGGGCTGCTGCTTCGACTCGAGCATCCCCGAGGTGCCCTGGTGCTTCAAGCCTCTGCAGGATACAG AATGTACCTTTTGA